One Azospirillum sp. B510 genomic window carries:
- a CDS encoding D-alanine--D-alanine ligase: protein MTEALLHAHKKHVAVLMGGWSAEREVSLVSGAGVAKALEEEGYRVTAIDVQRDLGGLMQALTNPRPDVVFNALHGRGGEDGTIQGVLEFLGLPYTHSGVQAAAIAMDKAMTKRLLDTVGIRSPKGMVLSRGEIAGGVHPMPAPYIVKPVDEGSTVGVTLVREGQNSPVGDDGSFGATFGERVLVEEFIPGRELTVGVMGDRALTVTEIVFQAQVYDYTAKYSAGHAVHTLPAAIPEAVAEEAKRVAVLAHQTLGCRGVSRSDFRWDDSRPGTDGLYFLEINNQPGMTPLSLVPEQAAHVGITYGALVGWLVENAACQLA, encoded by the coding sequence ATGACCGAAGCCCTGCTCCACGCCCATAAGAAGCATGTCGCCGTCCTGATGGGCGGCTGGTCAGCCGAGCGCGAGGTATCGCTGGTCAGCGGGGCCGGCGTCGCCAAGGCGCTGGAGGAGGAAGGCTACCGCGTCACCGCCATCGACGTGCAGCGCGACCTGGGCGGGCTGATGCAGGCCCTGACCAACCCGCGGCCCGACGTGGTGTTCAACGCCCTGCACGGCCGTGGCGGCGAGGACGGGACGATCCAGGGCGTGCTGGAGTTCCTCGGCCTGCCCTACACCCATTCCGGCGTCCAGGCCGCCGCCATCGCCATGGACAAGGCGATGACCAAGCGGCTTCTCGACACCGTGGGCATCCGCTCGCCCAAGGGGATGGTGCTGTCCCGTGGGGAGATCGCCGGCGGCGTACACCCCATGCCGGCGCCCTATATCGTCAAGCCGGTGGACGAGGGCTCGACCGTTGGCGTAACCCTGGTCCGCGAGGGGCAGAACAGCCCGGTCGGCGACGACGGGTCGTTCGGAGCGACCTTCGGCGAGCGCGTGCTGGTCGAGGAGTTCATCCCCGGTCGCGAACTGACCGTGGGCGTCATGGGTGACCGCGCCTTGACGGTGACCGAGATCGTCTTCCAGGCTCAGGTCTACGACTACACCGCGAAATACAGCGCCGGCCACGCCGTCCACACCCTCCCCGCCGCGATCCCCGAGGCCGTGGCCGAGGAGGCGAAGCGGGTGGCGGTGCTGGCGCACCAGACCCTGGGCTGCCGGGGTGTGTCGCGCAGCGACTTCCGCTGGGATGACAGCCGGCCGGGAACCGACGGGCTGTATTTCCTGGAGATCAACAACCAGCCGGGCATGACGCCCCTGTCGCTGGTGCCCGAGCAGGCCGCGCATGTGGGGATCACCTACGGCGCGCTGGTCGGCTGGCTGGTGGAGAATGCCGCATGTCAGCTCGCCTGA
- a CDS encoding cell division protein FtsQ/DivIB, with amino-acid sequence MSARLMANPDFRAAAAGARAREEMPTPPRAMAASAEKGKRRRAWPRWTRSAVKTALLLVPVLGLTAAAGSAWKRGSLADTMEAARESVIRLTGDMGFRLSEILVVGRSETERDVVLDALGVRRGEPILSIDLADAKQRLEELPWVSSASIERRLPGFLYIRLSERQPMAIWQHDRQFTVIDRAGRPLADAAELARRGNQRIETLPQVIGANAPQQVHTLLSALDSAPTIAPMLSSASWISDRRWNLQLGNGVTVKLPEGTEEMRRALRQLEQMHTASHVLDRDIVAIDLRLPDRAAIQTSATAQLPGWEEDAKKKNGKKS; translated from the coding sequence ATGTCAGCTCGCCTGATGGCCAACCCGGACTTCCGCGCCGCCGCCGCCGGCGCGCGGGCCCGGGAGGAGATGCCGACCCCGCCGCGCGCCATGGCCGCCTCGGCGGAGAAAGGCAAGCGGCGCCGCGCCTGGCCGCGCTGGACCCGCTCCGCCGTCAAGACGGCGCTGCTGCTGGTGCCGGTGCTCGGGCTGACCGCCGCCGCCGGCTCCGCCTGGAAGCGCGGCAGCCTCGCCGACACGATGGAGGCGGCGCGGGAAAGCGTCATCCGGCTGACCGGCGACATGGGCTTCCGCCTGTCGGAGATCCTGGTGGTCGGCCGCAGCGAGACCGAGCGCGACGTCGTGCTGGACGCGCTGGGCGTGCGCCGGGGCGAGCCGATCCTGTCCATCGACCTCGCCGACGCCAAGCAGCGTCTGGAGGAGCTGCCCTGGGTCTCGTCGGCCTCGATCGAGCGGCGGCTGCCCGGCTTCCTCTACATCCGCCTGTCCGAACGCCAGCCGATGGCGATCTGGCAGCATGACCGCCAGTTCACCGTCATCGACCGCGCCGGCCGGCCACTGGCCGACGCGGCGGAGCTGGCGCGCCGCGGCAACCAGCGGATCGAGACGCTGCCGCAGGTGATCGGCGCCAACGCGCCACAGCAGGTCCACACCCTGCTGTCGGCGCTGGACAGCGCCCCGACCATCGCGCCGATGCTGTCCTCGGCCAGCTGGATCAGCGACCGCCGCTGGAACCTGCAACTCGGCAACGGCGTGACGGTGAAGCTGCCGGAGGGCACGGAGGAGATGCGCCGGGCGCTGCGTCAGCTGGAGCAGATGCACACGGCCAGCCATGTGCTCGACCGCGACATCGTCGCCATCGACCTGCGGCTGCCCGACCGCGCCGCGATCCAGACCTCCGCCACCGCCCAGCTTCCGGGCTGGGAGGAAGACGCCAAGAAGAAGAACGGCAAGAAATCGTAA
- the ftsA gene encoding cell division protein FtsA — translation MGFNGAKKPKRPTRGGIVTALDVGSTKVCCVIARMEEPGSLRVIGVGHQIATGIRAGTIIDMEAAETSIGAAVHAAEQMAGETVHDVVVNLSMGHPRSHPFTATVPVSGQEVTEGDIRRAMAHARTLQAGPDQALIHTIPLGFTLDGSRGIRDPKGMSGHTLGAQLHVVTAAAGAIRTLHACIARCHLNIESIVVSPFASGLACLVEDEMEMGAACVDIGGGGTTISIFAEGNLVWTGFVPLGGRHVTNDIAHGLATPLAHAERLKVLYGSARVNPADEREMIEVPQIGEDERSGSGSASHPRSFLVSIIQARMEEIFEEVRGAIEQSGHSQLVGRRVVLTGGASQMPNTREMAAPILDKQVRVARPTRIAGLNEAHGGPAFSTVAGLLLHAVRNPTELMVTGQEAVASTGLLGRVGLWLRENL, via the coding sequence ATGGGATTCAACGGCGCCAAGAAGCCGAAGCGGCCGACCCGTGGCGGGATCGTCACGGCGCTGGACGTCGGCTCGACGAAGGTGTGCTGCGTCATCGCGCGGATGGAGGAGCCCGGCTCCCTCCGCGTGATCGGCGTCGGCCACCAGATCGCCACGGGCATCCGCGCCGGCACCATCATCGACATGGAGGCGGCGGAGACCTCGATCGGCGCCGCCGTGCATGCCGCAGAACAGATGGCCGGCGAGACGGTGCATGACGTCGTCGTCAATCTGTCGATGGGCCATCCGCGCTCCCACCCCTTCACCGCCACCGTCCCGGTCTCCGGCCAGGAGGTGACGGAAGGCGACATCCGCCGCGCCATGGCCCATGCCCGCACCCTGCAGGCCGGTCCCGATCAGGCGCTGATCCACACGATCCCGCTGGGCTTCACGCTCGACGGCAGCCGCGGCATCCGCGATCCCAAGGGGATGAGCGGCCATACGCTGGGCGCCCAGCTGCATGTCGTCACCGCCGCGGCCGGCGCCATCCGCACGCTGCATGCCTGTATCGCCCGCTGCCATCTGAACATCGAGTCGATCGTCGTCAGCCCCTTCGCCTCCGGCCTCGCCTGTCTGGTCGAGGACGAGATGGAGATGGGAGCGGCCTGCGTCGACATCGGCGGCGGCGGCACCACCATCTCGATCTTCGCCGAAGGCAATCTGGTCTGGACCGGCTTCGTGCCCTTGGGCGGCCGGCATGTCACCAACGACATCGCCCATGGCCTCGCCACGCCGCTCGCCCATGCCGAGCGGCTGAAGGTGCTCTACGGCAGCGCCCGGGTGAACCCGGCCGACGAGCGCGAGATGATCGAGGTGCCGCAGATCGGCGAGGACGAGCGCAGCGGCAGCGGCAGCGCCAGCCACCCGCGCTCCTTCCTGGTCAGCATCATCCAGGCGCGGATGGAGGAGATCTTCGAGGAGGTGCGCGGCGCCATCGAGCAGTCGGGCCACTCCCAGCTGGTCGGCCGCCGCGTCGTGCTGACCGGCGGCGCCAGCCAGATGCCGAACACGCGCGAAATGGCCGCCCCCATCCTGGACAAGCAGGTCCGCGTCGCCCGTCCCACCCGGATCGCCGGCCTCAACGAGGCGCATGGCGGACCGGCCTTCTCGACGGTGGCGGGCCTTCTCCTACATGCCGTCCGCAACCCGACGGAGCTCATGGTGACCGGCCAAGAGGCGGTCGCGTCAACCGGGCTCCTCGGCCGCGTCGGCCTGTGGCTGCGGGAGAATCTCTAG